AAGACCGCGTCAAATATGATGGCGCATTATATTTCGTCCGCCATTACCCACAAGTCGTGCTTTACGGCAAGTTCTACCTATGTGGCTCTGAGGTTAGGAGCGCTTCCGTGGCCTACGGTCTTCGTGGCCATCTTATCCCTCTCCGTTCTCAGGCTTTTGGGTCACACAAACATCAACGAGG
The sequence above is drawn from the Acetomicrobium sp. S15 = DSM 107314 genome and encodes:
- a CDS encoding SDR family NAD(P)-dependent oxidoreductase → TLPHYCASKHAIVGFTNALAKELAQTGITVNAICPGIVRSLMPGRDKMLSKTASNMMAHYISSAITHKSCFTASSTYVALRLGALPWPTVFVAILSLSVLRLLGHTNINE